One Coleofasciculus sp. FACHB-T130 genomic window carries:
- the xylB gene encoding xylulokinase translates to MLLGIDVGTGSAKALLLAIDGTTIGEASSSYPVHAPHPGWAESEPGDWWLAVASAVRNAVGNHADRVQAIALSGQMHGVVLASESGQPLRPAILWADTRSSATLSAYQSLDAAILERLGNPITAGMAGPTLLWLREHEATVYTEARWALQPKDWLRLRMTGEVATEPSDASGTLLYDVVSDNWAEEAISALNLRCDQLPKIIPSSAIAGYLTTDASEHLGLRVGLPVIAGAADTAAAALGNGLLEPGLVQLTIGTGAQIITPRSQPIIDPHGRTHLYRTALPNQWYTLAAMQNAGLALEWVRGILGLSWQQVYTKAFSVPPGCEGLTFLPYLTGERTPHLDPDVRGAWVGLGLHHTQAHLMRAALEGVAFALRQGFEALEATGFKATEVRLAGGGTAEMSWKQLLTDVLRIPLYATTVAAASARGAALLAGIGIGVYADANDTSKLAATPTLAATPQSVDPTLEEAWMRYQSLYPRLKKSEKSYASKRLI, encoded by the coding sequence ATGCTGCTTGGCATAGATGTAGGAACAGGCTCTGCTAAGGCATTGCTCCTAGCGATAGACGGAACCACTATAGGTGAAGCATCAAGCTCCTATCCCGTTCATGCACCTCACCCCGGATGGGCTGAGTCTGAGCCAGGGGATTGGTGGTTAGCTGTTGCCTCGGCTGTTAGGAACGCTGTAGGAAATCATGCCGATCGAGTACAGGCGATCGCACTTTCAGGGCAAATGCACGGTGTTGTCCTAGCTTCGGAGTCGGGTCAGCCTCTGCGTCCTGCTATCCTTTGGGCAGATACTCGCTCTAGTGCCACGCTTAGCGCTTATCAGTCCCTCGATGCCGCTATTCTAGAGCGATTGGGCAACCCAATTACGGCGGGTATGGCGGGTCCAACTTTGTTGTGGCTACGAGAACACGAGGCTACTGTCTACACCGAAGCGCGTTGGGCACTTCAGCCAAAAGATTGGCTGCGGTTACGGATGACTGGAGAAGTTGCAACCGAACCATCTGATGCTAGCGGTACTTTGCTTTACGATGTTGTGTCGGACAACTGGGCAGAGGAAGCAATCTCAGCGCTGAATCTACGTTGCGATCAGTTACCAAAAATTATCCCCTCTAGTGCGATCGCAGGTTATCTAACAACTGATGCTTCAGAGCATCTTGGCTTAAGAGTTGGTTTACCCGTTATCGCTGGTGCTGCGGATACGGCAGCGGCGGCACTTGGTAACGGACTACTAGAGCCTGGTTTGGTTCAACTAACCATCGGCACAGGCGCTCAAATCATTACACCTCGCTCCCAACCCATTATCGATCCTCATGGTCGTACACATCTCTACCGAACCGCCCTACCTAACCAGTGGTACACGCTTGCAGCAATGCAAAATGCCGGGTTAGCGCTTGAGTGGGTGCGAGGTATCCTCGGCTTGAGTTGGCAGCAAGTCTATACTAAAGCGTTTTCTGTTCCCCCAGGATGTGAAGGGTTGACATTTTTGCCATACCTCACGGGTGAGCGAACTCCACACCTTGACCCCGATGTACGCGGGGCATGGGTAGGGCTTGGACTTCATCACACACAGGCGCACCTGATGCGGGCAGCTTTAGAGGGAGTTGCTTTTGCCTTGCGACAAGGTTTTGAGGCACTTGAGGCAACAGGTTTTAAAGCGACAGAAGTGCGTTTAGCAGGCGGTGGAACGGCAGAAATGTCTTGGAAACAATTACTCACTGATGTCTTGAGAATACCCCTCTATGCAACTACAGTTGCTGCTGCTTCCGCGCGTGGTGCTGCTCTACTGGCGGGTATCGGAATTGGCGTATACGCAGATGCTAATGACACGAGCAAACTGGCAGCCACACCAACGCTTGCTGCAACTCCCCAATCAGTTGATCCCACCCTAGAAGAGGCTTGGATGCGATATCAATCCCTTTATCCACGACTTAAAAAATCTGAGAAAAGTTATGCCTCAAAAAGGTTAATTTAA